TCTGTGCTTTTCCTTTATTCTTTTTAAGAGGAAATGATTTgaactttatatttttttacgtTTCAGTCACAAGTTAAGGTTCGGTCGTCTTACGTCATTTTCCACGATCTGGAAGCAGTATTGTAGTTGTCGTATAGACGTACAAACATAAATACTGCACATCACCTTTGAACTATTTTGCGGTTTTGGAtgaatttatttcaaatttttaaatttcagtAAAACGCAAAGAAATCAATACAAACACGGAACATGGAAGTAGCGTGGTACCGGACAACAATAAAAACGATATcgacttgtttttttcacttttgttaaatgtatattttgaatAAAATGGCGTCATGTGGCGCCCTTCtaatatgacatatttttaaattgataTTAGTGGCTAACAATACCTCTCATCGACAATGATTGCCCCTAGCCACAAGTGGTCGCAGAAATGTGACGTAAGCAACTAATTGAGGTTTGTGCCACGCTATTGCACCTGCACGCAATCAAAGTGAATGCATATGTTAAGTTTTATGGTGAATGATCTAGCTTATTCGTTGTCTTTGTGGTTTCGCATTGTTACTGGAAGAGAAAGAGGTAAGAAATGTGTTTTCCTGGTATAGTCTGACTTGAGTTTcaacataatttaataaaaactaGTTATGACAAAATAGGCATAGCTATTGCATTCAACTGACCTCTCAATGGTGTATACTTGTATGTTGTGTTGTAGTCTTCTCCTCTGATGCACCTTGCGCTTCATGCGGTGGCAGAAGCTCCAGATGACGCCTACAAACATGACCAGGAGGCCAAACGTCATCAGGACGTAGGCTAGGATGAGTGCCCATGAGTCCACATAGGCCTCCATGGACAACAGGTAGGCGCCCATGCAGATCAACGCAATGCCAACGCAAGGCATCATCATACGCAGCAGTGAGCACAAGTGCATCTTCACGTCcatcattccttttttttcttgacgtCTTCAGTCAAGTGGACACTCCAAGTGATTGCAGCCTTTTCTGTAAGAGTTTAAAGGTGTGTGAATGTAGTAATGTTCTGATGGTGCAACCTCCTTGGTTGTTTATTAACACATTCTAATTTGGCCTCAGATGTAAAACTCCAAATATTTGCACATCTAACGTAAAGATCAGCTGGAAACACTTCATTTTAATTATGAAAAGGTATTATGATCTATTTACAGCCTATGATTGGCTCATAGTGCACATAAACAAGGCATTAATGACATACAATATGCCAGTAGAGGGGGCTGTTTCGCTGCTTAAACTGAGCAACATTACGTGCCAACCGTCAAAAGCAGAGGATGTGAACTTTGACACAGCCAGggaaaaaataaactattttgTGTGTTCTTAATGCTAAAAAATAATAGAGCACGAGTTAGTCAGTTCATGTTGCCAGTCCTCATGCACTGTAAATGATTACAAAACACATCTTTATCCctgaattaaatattaatgcAGTGCAATACAAATCAGATTATTTTCCAAACTCAATCAAGAATATTGACAAATACCTAATGACACAAAGTTTTAGCAttaatatttaccatattttgatTATGTGTGATATAGTTTGGTTTGTAAGGTATTTCTTTTTAGTATAGTTGTGTTTAATGGTTCACTTTTAAACATcacttttattttaatgtatttaatataccACCTTTATTTTCTTGTGTGGCACTTGTAACTTAAAGCAACAGTCAGAAAAAGTTGCTTTGCTCTTTTTGAATCCAAATGGAGTTGGGAAGTGTAACAtaatgtacagcaggggtggacaaactacagcccgggggccacatgtggcctgccaagcgtttgaatccggcccgccagatgctttctaagtatttcaactttaaacgTATAaaatggcaacatgacttggaagtcggatgtcttatttagttaaaaaaaacaaaaaaaaaactgtaaaattaaatgacatagtttgatgtggtctgatgtgctcccgaaaaaagggacatgagaacttATAGCTGATagaataacacttttacagatacaattagacaaataattcaagggaaattaagcataaaatagtgtgtgtgttaaattatGTTCTGGcaccccggacaattttgttaactcaatgcggcccacgtgtcaaaatatttgcccacccctgctgtacagtgaCAACCAAATGGTAAATTCAGTGAAATTGCTACCGCTAACACAACACAAGTAGattcctggctggtccaccagtATTATACTTAATATGCTAAAGTAGGTGATCTTGCTTTGCCACTGCGACACCAGTGTACCATCTACATGATTTTCAAGCTTTAATATGAAGGTCGAACTGCTACATATTGTTGCTTTGATGACGCATAATTGTGCATGCTAATCTACCTGTTGAGTAGTGTTATGAATAAACGCACGCATCCACACAAACTGTTTTAGGTTTCTCATCAGTGACAGGAGTTGCGCCTCTGAATGGATTGCATCCTGGCTTGTATGTCACAATTGCACCGCAACAGGTTAACACATCCTCATATCTGATTGAGTGCTATCTGCAGAGACGATCACTTTTCATAGTGGCAATAACTCCCTACAgcttattatttttcaattatttgcaTGGCGTGTTGTTTGGGAGAGGATATGAGCATCATGTGGAGTAGTTATTCCAACCAGTCATGGTCAGAAACTCTTTGGTATTGGAACATCACTGTCTGTGTGATGTATGGTGACCTGTACAAACTTGTGCATGAAATCAATACATGCATTAGATTACGCCCTTGCATATAATTAGTCAGTGCGTGCACACGTGTGCACACATACTTCTTTTAGACCTCATTATGCAGTGATAATAATAGACAGAGGGTCATTAGTGATGAATGAAGGCCGGTTATTAATCAAATGGTCCTGATGAGGACCTGCCATCTGCCCTCTCGGATTAATAATGCACATCATAGTTGGACTACACTCTACATCAAAGTGCACAACTTTGCATAGAAAGTCCTCTCACAGTGGATCatcatgtatttgtttgtttacagaGTGAGCTGTTCCATTTTGTCATGTTGTTTAAATGTGCAGTACCCTCACAGCCCCCACGAGGGCGAGAAAGAGCTTTTTAGGTGGCGGGAAGGACCGCAAAAGTTGGTGGATTTAACTACAACAGTAGTTGTACCCCTGATTGATCGCCCTCATGGTGTGGTCACATGTTTAATAGGATCCAGTTGGAGGTGGTATTAAGGAGTGCTCCAGCCCACCTGCTTTTGATAACCAGGATGCGCCTTTCTGTGGATTGTTGTCCAATGTTGTTTAGTCACAGGCTGTAAATCTTCAAGCAGAGGGTAACATATTCGTGCTTCAAACCTACAGCCATGGTGCCCTCCGAGAGCCGCTATTGTCGATAAAGTATAAATTAGGACACACCCCTCGTGTCCAACTTTATGGGAACAGTTTGTGGAAGGCGTTTTTCTGTCCCCAGTGCACATATGTTTGGTTGAGTTTGATGTGGAAGAGACCCATCCAACACCTTTTGGGATGAACTCGAGTAGAGATGCTGTTACCAGCATTggtaacctttgacctcaggAGATGTCAACAATCCGTCTCAGGATACTGTTTTATTTACTTAGTGGATTTCAAAATTAATACAAACATAATCTGACGGGACAAACCATTGTCATTTTAATACCGCTTGACCAATCACAAagcgttttggcaggaagcacaaatcaaaggacatacagctggaataggtgcagactcTGGAAAATctaacaagttttctatgcggattattgtgtgtagctgctctataggagtccacaactcgatacattcattttctaccgcttatcctcacaaaggttgcgggggtatgctggagcctatcccagaagaCTTTGGACAagatgcagggtacaccctggactggtcgccagccaatcacagggcacatatagacaaaacggttcacactcacattcatacctatggacaatttagtctccaattaaccaattaagctagcatgcatatttttatttgaaacatACAACCTCCTTGTTGTAATGCTGAAGGTATTCTGTAAAACCAAGAAATCTAAGACTACCACCACCAGCTAGCTAGTTaccaatagtggtttaaaagttgtttaaaaaaaaatcacatatacGAATTCAACTCCATACACACTGTCATACATTTCTGTTGGTCTTGAATAAAATAACACTCAGTGCTCCTGGGTGTCACTCACGGCTGTTGGTATTCACGCACACACAATAAAGCAGTTTCAGACAAGTGAACGACAATTTGCAGTCATGTATACAATAGGCTAGACGTTCAACTTTTGTAGCTAAACGTTGTCAAATCGCTATCAACAGtcaaacaacaaacataaccAGTTCATCTGCACGTACCAAGTCAGCATACTCAAAGATGGAAGAGGTGGGATGTAATGTTAGCAGTATGTTTGAATGTTGAGGATATTCCTGgttgtcatgcaagtgtaaaaataagttaagcaCTCCATTAACTTCAGTAGATAAGAAGTATCGATGCTGGAGTCTTACTGCTCTGAATGTGTGATTACTTGGCTAGTTCCTTGTCTCTGAGCGCCCCTTGTTGAGGATGTTCATCGGGAATAGCGACACAAAGCCTAAGAAAAAGCAAATTCACACAGAATTTCGGATCAGCTGAGGGACGCTGGGATCTCATGTGACGGCAGAGTTTGAACTTTGAAGTTTTGTGCGACCTCAGAGGCATATTGGCCTCCACTATTTGAATAGAATTCCAATCTGTGatacatttaacattagagGTTCCGCTGTAAGATGGGCTCTACTCCAAGAATATAGGAACAATTCCACTTCCTCATGGCTTGCACTTATGGTGTCCAGTGCTCTCGTGTTGCTCCATTGAAGCCGTATAAACCCCTCGCAGCTCGTCTGGCCAAGGCGAGGCAGGAGGGGATCAATGAGGAGATCAATAGGGTCCCTGGGAGTCCTAATAGCCCTGTTACTGCTCGCTGACTCCCCTGACTGGCTGTCTGATATGGCTGGCAGCAcgctgggggggggcagacgcGTATAAGTCCATGTATGCGTCATCTGCATATACAGTGAAAGGACCCCTCCTGAGTCTGCACCTAGGGACTTGTGTCAGTGATGCTCATTGATGGAGCTGATGGCTAATTGGATGGTTGGAGTGGAATGGAAGTTACTAGGATATTAATTGAAAACATCAAGgcactttttaatgttattgcaCCAGAAACAAGTTTGTGTGATCCAGTGCTCCAGTTACCTAGAAAATTGATGATTTTACCTGGGAACTCTTCTCATACTTCTcagaaggattgtggatgatcgGGAGGAGGGGGAGAACTTTTCCTTTTAAAACTCACACCAAACTATTGACcttcctccagtttttttttcactcattcattttctaccacttatcctcacaagggtcacgggggtgctggagcctatcccagctgtcttcgggcgagaggtggggtacaccctggactggtggccagccaatcacagggcacatatagacaaacaaccattcacactcacattcatacctatggacaatttggagtcgccaattaacctagcatgtttttggaatgtgggaggaaacccacgcatgcacggggagaacatgctcgacacagagatggccgagggtagaattgaactccggtctcctcgctgtgaggtctgcgcgctaaccactcaaccgccgtgcggCCCCCTCCAGTTTTTTATGCTTGATATTTCCACCGTGCAAGTTCTCTCGAGGTGCCCACACAAAACGAGTCGtggaaaaagtgcaaaaaaaaaaagagtgccaAAGCAGTATGTACGTACCCCGCTGGTTTTCACGAATTATCAGTCATCTTCACGCTGGCACCTCACTCGTGCTAATAAACACAGTGGTAGGTGGGCTGCAGAGAGGGGCAGTGACATCAAGGTGATTCCGACTGGAGGTACCCCGCTGTCCTAATTCCCTATTTATATTCCAATGATTCGCACCAATCAGGAACAATGGGTGCATTCAACAAAgatgttttaaatgttattttattagttcTACCTTCAATATGATAAATACAACTTAATCCCATCTCAAGGTGGGATTGTTGTATTAATATAATGTCTGTTGTATTTGTCATCATtagtttatgtacagtatatgtttatgttatggcaatgaatgatatatttctGTATGTTGGAGTCTCAAGGAGGAAAACCGTCCATTAGGTTGACCTAGCATTTGGACATACATCACATGTGCCGCATGTGAGAATGTATAGTTCAAAGCTTCTGCGGGGGGAACCATGTTGGAGGCAGATGTCTGCCGTGATGTGACATGGAGTTGCAGCATTATGTTCCTCTTGGGTAGGAGCATAAGACCAGGGGCATCCTGTACACGGGCCTTGGGGGAAAAG
This DNA window, taken from Doryrhamphus excisus isolate RoL2022-K1 chromosome 4, RoL_Dexc_1.0, whole genome shotgun sequence, encodes the following:
- the LOC131128506 gene encoding transmembrane protein 252-like; translated protein: MMDVKMHLCSLLRMMMPCVGIALICMGAYLLSMEAYVDSWALILAYVLMTFGLLVMFVGVIWSFCHRMKRKVHQRRRLQHNIQVYTIESNMRRPSSFPPSYEESQRSHQSPNPVQELVLDDMQVVLSLAPPLYSQDRTPSPDCTWSWEQPPPYSLHIEERSEASSGMCG